One stretch of Prunus persica cultivar Lovell chromosome G1, Prunus_persica_NCBIv2, whole genome shotgun sequence DNA includes these proteins:
- the LOC109949104 gene encoding protein SIEVE ELEMENT OCCLUSION C-like isoform X1, whose product MLHMFHHKIEIIGFKEKGIAGFTLQYPSSSLTLHSRFLMPLKKLMYATWNLDHKSLSNRPSVKFRTSLHSRTMFLFDLLGNYKWGAKVALVLASFVASYGEFRLLMQLNSSSPSISVAMPKQLPADSSPLKPRFKALSLLVNAMVDVTKCIIKFEKLPLSHVELDDETKAVTKSQIYIAVYWIIRGILICSSQITDSTAMKSEQYSDSTIIASWELLSLVYQLRSIYSDLRQQVEVCHQQTGYWSCLSMD is encoded by the exons ATGCTGCATATGTTTCATCACAAAATAGAAATCATTGGATTTAAGGAGAAGGGTATTGCTGGTTTCACCTTGCAGTATCCTAGTTCATCACTCACACTACATAGCAG GTTCTTGATGCCACTGAAAAAACTCATGTATGCAACATGGAATTTGGATCACAAGAGCCTCTCGAACAGACCTTCTGTAAAATTTCGCACTAG TCTACACTCAAGGacaatgtttttgtttgatttgcttGGAAATTATAAGTGGGGTGCAAAAGTGGCATTAGTACTTGCATCTTTTGTAGCAAGTTATGGCGAATTTAGGCTCCTAATGCAGCTGAACTCTAGTAGCCCCTCAATATCAGTCGCAATGCCCAAGCAATTGCCTGCTGATTCGAGTCCTTTAAAGCCTCGATTTAAGGCCTTGAGTTTGTTAGTCAATGCAATGGTGGATGTAACCAAGTGTATCATCAAGTTTGAGAAACTGCCGCTTTCACATGTGGAGCTGGATGATGAGACAAAGGCTGTTACAAAGTCTCAAATCTATATTGCTGTTTACTGGATCATTAGAGGCATCTTGATATGCTCTTCTCAAATCACAGATTCAACAGCCATGAAATCTGAGCAG TATTcagattcaacaataattGCATCATGGGAGCTCTTAAGTTTGGTGTATCAGCTGCGCAGCATTTACAGTGACCTCAGACAGCAGGTGGAAGTGTGCCATCAACAAACAGGTTACTGGTCATGTTTATCTATGGATTGA
- the LOC109949104 gene encoding protein SIEVE ELEMENT OCCLUSION C-like isoform X3, which yields MLHMFHHKIEIIGFKEKGIAGFTLQYPSSSLTLHSRFLMPLKKLMYATWNLDHKSLSNRPSVKFRTSLHSRTMFLFDLLGNYKWGAKVALVLASFVASYGEFRLLMQLNSSSPSISVAMPKQLPADSSPLKPRFKALSLLVNAMVDVTKCIIKFEKLPLSHVELDDETKAVTKSQIYIAVYWIIRGILICSSQITDSTAMKSEQIQQ from the exons ATGCTGCATATGTTTCATCACAAAATAGAAATCATTGGATTTAAGGAGAAGGGTATTGCTGGTTTCACCTTGCAGTATCCTAGTTCATCACTCACACTACATAGCAG GTTCTTGATGCCACTGAAAAAACTCATGTATGCAACATGGAATTTGGATCACAAGAGCCTCTCGAACAGACCTTCTGTAAAATTTCGCACTAG TCTACACTCAAGGacaatgtttttgtttgatttgcttGGAAATTATAAGTGGGGTGCAAAAGTGGCATTAGTACTTGCATCTTTTGTAGCAAGTTATGGCGAATTTAGGCTCCTAATGCAGCTGAACTCTAGTAGCCCCTCAATATCAGTCGCAATGCCCAAGCAATTGCCTGCTGATTCGAGTCCTTTAAAGCCTCGATTTAAGGCCTTGAGTTTGTTAGTCAATGCAATGGTGGATGTAACCAAGTGTATCATCAAGTTTGAGAAACTGCCGCTTTCACATGTGGAGCTGGATGATGAGACAAAGGCTGTTACAAAGTCTCAAATCTATATTGCTGTTTACTGGATCATTAGAGGCATCTTGATATGCTCTTCTCAAATCACAGATTCAACAGCCATGAAATCTGAGCAG attcaacaataa
- the LOC109949104 gene encoding protein SIEVE ELEMENT OCCLUSION C-like isoform X2 yields the protein MPLKKLMYATWNLDHKSLSNRPSVKFRTSLHSRTMFLFDLLGNYKWGAKVALVLASFVASYGEFRLLMQLNSSSPSISVAMPKQLPADSSPLKPRFKALSLLVNAMVDVTKCIIKFEKLPLSHVELDDETKAVTKSQIYIAVYWIIRGILICSSQITDSTAMKSEQYSDSTIIASWELLSLVYQLRSIYSDLRQQVEVCHQQTGYWSCLSMD from the exons ATGCCACTGAAAAAACTCATGTATGCAACATGGAATTTGGATCACAAGAGCCTCTCGAACAGACCTTCTGTAAAATTTCGCACTAG TCTACACTCAAGGacaatgtttttgtttgatttgcttGGAAATTATAAGTGGGGTGCAAAAGTGGCATTAGTACTTGCATCTTTTGTAGCAAGTTATGGCGAATTTAGGCTCCTAATGCAGCTGAACTCTAGTAGCCCCTCAATATCAGTCGCAATGCCCAAGCAATTGCCTGCTGATTCGAGTCCTTTAAAGCCTCGATTTAAGGCCTTGAGTTTGTTAGTCAATGCAATGGTGGATGTAACCAAGTGTATCATCAAGTTTGAGAAACTGCCGCTTTCACATGTGGAGCTGGATGATGAGACAAAGGCTGTTACAAAGTCTCAAATCTATATTGCTGTTTACTGGATCATTAGAGGCATCTTGATATGCTCTTCTCAAATCACAGATTCAACAGCCATGAAATCTGAGCAG TATTcagattcaacaataattGCATCATGGGAGCTCTTAAGTTTGGTGTATCAGCTGCGCAGCATTTACAGTGACCTCAGACAGCAGGTGGAAGTGTGCCATCAACAAACAGGTTACTGGTCATGTTTATCTATGGATTGA